In one window of Chiloscyllium plagiosum isolate BGI_BamShark_2017 chromosome 44, ASM401019v2, whole genome shotgun sequence DNA:
- the LOC122543573 gene encoding zinc finger protein 436-like — MERHEGAHIMEKPWKCGDCGKGFRTPSELEIHRRSHTGEKPFACFECGKGFSRLSQLTEHQRVHTGEKPFTCTGCGKGFTCLSNLTSHQLVHTDTRLYKCPDCEKSFKSTRDLLRHRYVHSSQRPFCCSVCGKGFTRSSSLVRHQRVHTEERPFPCVTCGKRFTRSCTLQRHQQIHTVRSPFACSECGKGFTELFQLLRHQRIHTAERPFICSECGKGFIQSFELLRHRRVHTGERPFICSECGKGFTQSSHLLRHQQVHE; from the coding sequence ATGGAGAGACACGAGGGCGCCCACAtcatggagaaaccgtggaaatgtggggactgtgggaagggattccgAACTCCGTCTGAGCTGGAGATCcatcggcgcagtcacaccggCGAGAAACCATTCGCCTGctttgagtgtgggaagggattctcACGTTTATCTCAACTCACGgaacaccagcgagttcacactggggagaagccattcacctgcactggctgtgggaagggattcacttgtTTAAGTAACCTCACTTCACATCAACTTGTTCACACCGATACGAGGCTTTATAAGTGTCCTGACTGTGAGAAAAGCTTCAAAAGCACGAGGGATCTGCTGAGACATCGGTACGTCCACTCCAGTCAGAGGCCGTTCTGCTGTTCCGTCTGCGGGAAAGGGTTTACTCGGTCGTCCAGCCTGGTGAGACACCAGCGAGTCCACACCGAGGAGCGACCTTTCCCTTGCGTGACGTGTGGGAAAAGGTTCACCCGCTCCTGTACCCTGCAGAGacaccaacaaattcacaccgtgCGGAGCCCGTTTGCCTGCTCGGAGTGCGGGAAGGGGTTCACTGAGTTGTTCCaactgctgagacaccagcgaattcacacgGCCGAGAGGCCGTTCATCTGCTCGGAGTGCGGGAAGGGGTTCATTCAGTCGTTTGAACTGCTGAGACACCGAcgggttcacaccggggagaggccttttatctgctctgagtgtgggaagggattcactcagtcctctcatctgctgagacaccagcaagTTCATGAGTGA